The following proteins come from a genomic window of Trinickia caryophylli:
- a CDS encoding peptide chain release factor 3 — protein sequence MSVAELKRRRTFAVISHPDAGKTTLTEKLLLFSGAIQIAGTVKGRKSGRYATSDWMEIEKQRGISVASSVMQFEYGDAVINLLDTPGHEDFSEDTYRVLTAVDAAVMVIDGANGVEAQTLKLLEVCRSRRTPIVTFINKLDREVREPLDLLDEIEQHLGVAAVPFTWPIGMGKEFRGVYDVEHDQVRLFRAGEDTAGGAVETLSAPDDEEGERRFGFAWTRAKEEIDLIGAATPAFDREAFLAGEQSPVLFGSAINNFGVKEVLDALVELAPPPSARMAVERPVQPEEPKFTGVVFKVQANMDLAHRDRVAFIRVCSGHFERGMALKVTRSGKTFRANNVVTFLSQRRETVSEAYPGDIIGIPNHGTLSLGDTLTEGEQLQFVGLPFFAPEIFQTVEVVDPMRAKQLGEALKQLGEEGAIQVFRPTHGGLTILGAVGQLQFEVVSHRLSAEYKVDVRIMPARYRMSRWVTCEDPAELRRFLDAYSVRIALDASNAPTYLASHISEIEVAQKAWPKIVFNELRERSGAPFKKAI from the coding sequence ATGTCAGTCGCCGAACTCAAACGCCGCCGCACATTCGCAGTCATTTCGCACCCGGACGCCGGAAAGACCACGCTCACCGAGAAGCTCCTGCTTTTCTCGGGCGCCATTCAGATCGCCGGTACCGTCAAAGGCCGCAAGAGCGGTCGCTATGCCACGTCCGACTGGATGGAGATCGAAAAGCAGCGCGGCATTTCGGTGGCGAGTTCGGTGATGCAGTTCGAGTACGGCGACGCCGTCATCAATCTGCTCGACACCCCGGGCCACGAAGATTTCTCTGAAGATACGTACCGCGTGCTGACGGCCGTGGATGCGGCGGTCATGGTGATCGACGGCGCCAACGGCGTCGAGGCGCAAACGCTGAAGCTGCTCGAAGTATGCCGCAGCCGCCGCACGCCGATCGTCACGTTCATCAACAAGCTCGATCGCGAAGTACGCGAGCCGCTCGACTTGCTCGACGAAATCGAGCAGCACCTGGGCGTTGCGGCCGTGCCGTTCACCTGGCCGATCGGCATGGGCAAGGAATTTCGCGGCGTGTACGACGTCGAGCACGACCAGGTGCGGCTGTTCCGTGCCGGCGAGGATACGGCTGGCGGCGCCGTCGAGACGCTGAGCGCGCCGGACGACGAGGAAGGCGAGCGGCGTTTCGGCTTCGCGTGGACGCGCGCCAAGGAAGAAATCGATCTGATTGGCGCGGCCACGCCAGCTTTCGATCGGGAGGCGTTCCTGGCGGGCGAGCAGTCGCCCGTGCTGTTCGGCTCGGCCATCAACAATTTCGGTGTGAAGGAAGTGCTCGACGCGCTGGTCGAGCTTGCGCCGCCGCCTTCCGCGCGCATGGCCGTGGAGCGCCCGGTGCAACCGGAAGAGCCGAAGTTCACCGGTGTGGTGTTCAAGGTGCAGGCGAACATGGACCTTGCGCACCGCGATCGTGTGGCGTTCATCCGCGTCTGCTCGGGGCACTTCGAGCGCGGCATGGCGCTGAAGGTGACGCGTTCGGGCAAGACGTTTCGCGCGAACAACGTCGTCACGTTTCTTTCGCAACGGCGCGAGACGGTGAGCGAAGCGTACCCCGGCGATATCATCGGCATTCCGAATCACGGCACGCTGAGCCTCGGCGATACGCTGACCGAAGGCGAGCAGTTGCAGTTCGTCGGCTTGCCGTTCTTTGCGCCCGAGATCTTCCAGACGGTCGAGGTGGTCGATCCGATGCGTGCGAAGCAACTGGGCGAAGCGCTCAAGCAGCTTGGCGAGGAGGGCGCGATCCAGGTGTTCCGCCCGACGCATGGCGGCCTGACGATCCTGGGTGCCGTGGGGCAGCTGCAATTCGAGGTGGTGTCGCACCGCCTGTCGGCCGAGTACAAGGTCGATGTACGCATCATGCCGGCGCGCTATCGGATGTCGCGTTGGGTCACCTGCGAGGATCCGGCCGAGCTCAGGCGCTTTCTCGACGCCTATTCGGTGCGGATCGCACTCGATGCCTCGAATGCGCCGACCTATCTGGCCTCGCATATCTCCGAGATCGAGGTGGCGCAAAAGGCGTGGCCGAAGATCGTCTTCAATGAGTTGCGCGAGCGTTCGGGTGCGCCGTTCAAGAAGGCGATTTGA
- a CDS encoding NAD-dependent succinate-semialdehyde dehydrogenase — MKHLLHDTGLWHEAAFIGGQWVEDTPHGRYTIRNPFDRSVLAALPRCREGEVRLAIEAAHEAFGAWRAQTAHDRGAALRRWYELIVAHRDDLATLITLEEGKPLAEARGEVDYAASFVRWFGEEATRVRGDVIPGAKPEQRIIALREPIGVCAAVTPWNFPAAMITRKAGPALAAGCTMVIKPASQTPMTALALAELGRRAGLPPGVLSVVTGDDARAIGGEMTANPLVRKLTFTGSTEIGRVLLAQTAQTVKKCSMELGGNAPLIVFDDADLDAAADGIVAAKFRNTGQACISANRILVQSGVYDAVAERVVERVAQLRVGSGLESGVHLGPLIDEAAVRKVEEHIENALANGAELLHGGARHALGGFFFQATVLGKVTPAMRISHEETFGPVAPLLRFDNDEQALTLANDTEYGLAAYLYSRDAQRIWRAAARIEAGMVGINCGLISNELAPFGGMKQSGLGREGSHLGIDEFLEVKYLCWQGA; from the coding sequence ATGAAGCATCTTCTGCACGACACCGGCCTTTGGCACGAGGCGGCATTCATCGGCGGTCAATGGGTCGAAGACACGCCGCATGGCCGCTACACGATTCGGAACCCTTTCGATCGATCGGTGCTCGCCGCACTGCCGCGTTGCAGGGAAGGCGAGGTACGGCTCGCCATCGAAGCCGCGCATGAGGCATTCGGCGCGTGGCGCGCGCAGACGGCCCATGATCGTGGCGCGGCGCTGCGGCGCTGGTACGAACTCATCGTCGCACACAGGGACGACCTCGCCACCCTGATCACGTTAGAGGAAGGCAAGCCGCTGGCCGAAGCGCGCGGCGAAGTCGACTATGCCGCATCGTTCGTACGGTGGTTCGGCGAAGAAGCCACGCGTGTACGCGGCGACGTGATCCCGGGCGCAAAGCCGGAGCAGCGGATCATCGCCTTGCGCGAACCGATTGGCGTATGCGCCGCGGTCACGCCATGGAATTTTCCGGCTGCGATGATCACGCGCAAGGCGGGACCCGCGCTCGCCGCGGGCTGCACGATGGTGATCAAGCCCGCGAGCCAGACGCCGATGACCGCGCTCGCGCTCGCCGAACTGGGCCGGCGTGCGGGGCTTCCGCCTGGCGTGCTCAGCGTGGTCACGGGCGACGACGCACGCGCGATAGGCGGCGAGATGACGGCGAACCCTCTCGTGCGCAAGCTGACGTTTACGGGATCGACCGAAATCGGCCGCGTGCTGCTCGCGCAGACCGCGCAGACCGTCAAGAAGTGCTCGATGGAGCTGGGCGGCAACGCGCCGCTCATCGTCTTCGACGACGCGGACCTCGATGCCGCCGCGGACGGTATCGTCGCGGCGAAGTTCCGCAATACAGGGCAAGCCTGCATCAGCGCAAACCGGATACTGGTGCAATCGGGCGTGTACGATGCGGTGGCCGAGCGGGTGGTCGAGCGCGTCGCGCAGCTGCGCGTGGGCAGCGGACTGGAGTCCGGGGTGCACCTTGGCCCGCTTATCGACGAAGCCGCCGTGCGTAAAGTCGAGGAACACATCGAGAACGCGCTGGCGAACGGTGCCGAGCTTTTGCATGGCGGCGCCCGTCACGCTTTGGGGGGCTTCTTCTTTCAGGCCACGGTGCTGGGGAAGGTCACGCCTGCCATGCGGATCTCGCACGAGGAAACCTTTGGCCCCGTCGCGCCGTTGCTGCGCTTCGACAACGACGAGCAGGCACTCACGCTCGCCAACGATACGGAGTACGGGCTGGCCGCGTATCTGTACAGCCGCGATGCACAGCGCATCTGGCGGGCTGCGGCGCGCATCGAAGCGGGTATGGTCGGGATCAACTGCGGGTTGATCTCGAACGAGCTGGCACCGTTCGGGGGGATGAAGCAAAGCGGGTTGGGGCGGGAAGGGTCGCACCTCGGCATCGACGAGTTTCTGGAGGTGAAATACCTCTGCTGGCAGGGTGCTTGA
- a CDS encoding dihydrodipicolinate synthase family protein — MPAYTRQDARAWAKEQLTGCSAVTIPSYSADLKQLNERGIRHDIDLAMRLGFRYTLLCSEVAITPEENARFTAWARDTAGDKLGLFFHAAFGTLAENIEAATLAAKAGADIVLLSYPPQFWPTSEKEIYDYTKAFCDATDLAVMLFPIPLWGFERVHPAGMPVSLVRRLLDDCPNIVAIKAEQGFPLPAGICEMYHHFREDVVISCPIEGDAIALMSLMKLQFSGTSNTAWMSDYYPRAFDLARRGRWEEAMQLYWQVNPARNANGAAAQTYAGGTGVLNRAMWKYQDWLAGFNGGPLRAPAMRVPDRLMKMLRQGLKASGLPVTDDDDAQYMVGRFPC; from the coding sequence ATGCCTGCATACACCCGTCAAGACGCCCGCGCATGGGCAAAAGAGCAGCTAACCGGCTGCTCGGCCGTGACGATTCCAAGCTACAGCGCGGACCTGAAGCAACTCAACGAGCGCGGCATTCGCCACGACATCGATCTTGCGATGCGTCTCGGCTTCCGCTATACGCTGCTTTGCAGCGAAGTCGCCATCACACCCGAGGAGAACGCACGCTTTACCGCCTGGGCACGCGACACGGCGGGAGACAAGCTGGGCCTCTTCTTTCATGCCGCATTCGGCACGCTTGCCGAAAATATCGAGGCGGCCACACTCGCGGCAAAAGCCGGCGCGGACATCGTTTTGCTTTCCTATCCGCCTCAGTTCTGGCCCACTTCGGAAAAAGAGATCTACGACTACACGAAGGCATTTTGCGACGCGACCGATCTCGCCGTCATGCTGTTCCCGATTCCGCTCTGGGGCTTCGAACGCGTTCATCCGGCCGGCATGCCGGTATCGCTCGTGCGCCGTCTGCTCGACGATTGCCCGAATATCGTCGCTATCAAAGCCGAGCAGGGCTTTCCGCTGCCAGCAGGCATCTGCGAGATGTATCACCACTTCCGCGAAGACGTGGTGATCAGCTGCCCGATAGAAGGCGACGCCATTGCGCTCATGAGCCTCATGAAGCTGCAGTTTTCGGGCACGAGCAACACCGCCTGGATGAGCGATTACTACCCGAGGGCGTTCGATCTTGCGCGGCGCGGCCGATGGGAAGAAGCCATGCAGCTGTATTGGCAGGTCAATCCCGCGCGCAACGCCAACGGCGCGGCGGCGCAGACCTATGCGGGCGGCACCGGCGTGTTGAACCGGGCAATGTGGAAATACCAGGACTGGCTCGCCGGGTTCAATGGCGGCCCGCTGCGCGCGCCCGCCATGCGCGTGCCGGATCGGCTCATGAAGATGCTGCGCCAGGGGCTGAAAGCGTCCGGCCTGCCGGTGACCGACGACGACGATGCGCAGTACATGGTCGGCCGCTTTCCCTGCTGA
- a CDS encoding ornithine cyclodeaminase family protein: MSATRPTGAPAPTRFLSDADVASLADWPSAVAALADAYRACPSDAMVPPRSMARGDGIWLRSLSAVSPVGGHMGCKLIAASPRARRAAYLISLFDRETMALSALIDGNRVTGLRTAATATLAIDRLAPRQPLRVAVIGSGFEARGALECLIAVREIEAVRVFSPTQASRERFADAFAPHVEISAAISAEAAVQDADVVICAARSRDESPVLRAAWLRAGSTVVSLGSTLPEQRELDEETIARAACVVADMPDEVAHDTGDGIAAARAGVPLAGKLTSLAALVSGQAIPRQSNDDIVVYKSVGSALQDVVIAEMLFIRAKARGCGMPLPASIVPVAK, encoded by the coding sequence ATGTCCGCCACCCGACCCACCGGCGCCCCGGCGCCCACACGCTTTCTGAGCGATGCCGACGTCGCATCGCTGGCCGACTGGCCCTCAGCCGTCGCCGCGCTTGCCGATGCCTACCGCGCCTGCCCGTCCGATGCGATGGTTCCTCCACGCTCGATGGCACGCGGCGACGGTATCTGGCTGCGCAGCCTGAGCGCCGTCTCGCCCGTCGGAGGGCACATGGGCTGCAAGCTCATTGCGGCCTCCCCACGCGCGCGCCGTGCCGCCTATCTGATCTCGCTTTTCGATCGGGAAACAATGGCGCTCAGTGCGCTCATCGACGGTAACCGCGTGACGGGACTGCGCACCGCCGCCACTGCTACGCTCGCCATCGACCGGCTGGCCCCGCGACAACCCTTGCGGGTTGCGGTGATCGGCTCCGGATTCGAGGCACGCGGCGCACTCGAATGCCTGATCGCCGTGCGCGAGATAGAAGCAGTGCGCGTGTTCAGCCCGACGCAGGCCAGCCGCGAGCGCTTTGCCGACGCGTTCGCGCCCCATGTGGAGATCTCCGCGGCAATCAGCGCCGAAGCGGCCGTGCAGGATGCCGATGTCGTGATTTGCGCGGCGCGCAGCCGCGACGAGTCACCCGTGCTGCGCGCCGCGTGGCTGCGGGCCGGCTCGACGGTGGTCTCTCTCGGCTCCACGTTGCCCGAGCAGCGCGAGCTCGATGAAGAGACGATCGCGCGGGCCGCGTGCGTCGTGGCCGACATGCCCGACGAAGTCGCGCACGACACCGGCGACGGCATCGCCGCGGCACGCGCAGGCGTACCGCTCGCCGGGAAACTGACCTCGCTCGCCGCGCTCGTCTCGGGCCAGGCAATACCGCGCCAGTCCAACGACGACATCGTCGTCTACAAATCGGTGGGCTCGGCACTACAGGACGTGGTGATCGCCGAAATGCTTTTCATACGCGCCAAGGCGCGCGGCTGCGGTATGCCGCTGCCGGCGAGCATCGTGCCCGTAGCCAAGTAA
- a CDS encoding LysR substrate-binding domain-containing protein, with product MSTATIAELIRQARSGRSQKAFAALLGIEQSSISRYERGSAHPPAAVIEACMRLVREEGKDRTPSNVHAPSAEEQPRVRKDRVPANVKVDVHAARDTPAIVDQRWLVFVRVAALGSLSKAAAALDMPQSLVSRNIALLEQQCKERLFRRTGRGVVLTDFGEYVLPRVSDLAAKAQALADDIRNARGQPAGEVLVGLLPSAVDQFAGPIFAAVRNALPGVRLHLVEGASALLDEHLRQGRLDMAMVLREDKASIRDARVLAKVPLHLVGRSGDEMVEGKDVALRRLSGVPLVVPARPHPLRGRLDRLAREHALTLQVAVEVDSVRLQHEIVAAGGGYAIASVSPGRLDARLASARIVGPVLERFVVLAESPQRPHTRATREVRQLIERLHGAGLAVGASHRSDA from the coding sequence ATGAGCACCGCCACCATCGCCGAGCTCATCCGACAGGCACGCAGCGGCCGCAGCCAGAAAGCGTTCGCCGCATTGCTGGGCATCGAGCAATCGTCCATCAGCCGATACGAGCGCGGCAGCGCACACCCGCCGGCCGCCGTCATCGAAGCGTGCATGCGGCTCGTTCGCGAGGAGGGCAAGGATCGAACGCCATCGAACGTACATGCCCCGTCCGCCGAGGAGCAGCCGCGTGTACGCAAAGACCGTGTGCCCGCGAACGTCAAGGTCGACGTGCATGCCGCCCGCGATACGCCTGCCATCGTCGATCAACGTTGGCTCGTGTTCGTGCGCGTGGCCGCGTTGGGCAGCCTCAGCAAGGCAGCCGCGGCGCTCGACATGCCTCAGTCGCTCGTCAGCCGCAACATCGCCCTGCTCGAGCAGCAATGCAAGGAGCGCCTTTTCCGGCGTACGGGCCGCGGCGTCGTACTCACGGACTTCGGCGAATATGTCCTCCCGCGCGTGTCCGATCTCGCCGCGAAAGCGCAGGCGCTTGCGGACGATATCCGCAACGCCCGTGGCCAGCCCGCCGGCGAGGTACTTGTCGGGCTGCTTCCCTCCGCGGTCGATCAGTTCGCCGGGCCGATTTTCGCCGCGGTACGAAACGCGCTGCCCGGCGTGCGGCTCCATCTCGTCGAAGGCGCGAGCGCGCTGCTCGACGAGCATTTGCGGCAAGGCCGCCTCGACATGGCCATGGTGCTGCGCGAGGACAAGGCGAGCATCCGGGACGCTCGCGTACTCGCCAAGGTACCGCTGCATCTGGTCGGACGTAGCGGGGACGAGATGGTCGAAGGCAAGGACGTTGCGCTGCGCCGGCTATCCGGTGTGCCGCTCGTCGTTCCCGCGCGGCCGCATCCGCTGCGCGGGCGCCTCGATCGCCTGGCCCGGGAGCACGCGCTGACGCTCCAGGTTGCCGTGGAGGTGGATTCGGTGCGGCTGCAGCACGAGATCGTCGCCGCAGGCGGCGGCTATGCCATCGCGTCGGTCTCGCCAGGCCGGCTCGATGCGCGGCTGGCATCGGCGCGCATCGTCGGGCCCGTGCTCGAGCGCTTCGTCGTGCTTGCCGAATCGCCGCAGCGCCCGCATACGCGCGCAACGCGCGAAGTGCGCCAGTTGATCGAACGGCTGCACGGCGCGGGCCTCGCGGTCGGTGCGAGCCATCGATCCGATGCATAG
- a CDS encoding LysR family transcriptional regulator → MRFNKLDLNLLVALDALLTEESISRAAEKIHLSQSAMSNALARLREYFGDELLVQVGRKMELTSRAQGLKDAVRDILVRVDATVAARPLFVPSQANRLFRMLVSDYTMMTLMPHVLQLAYAQAPGVRFELRPQATQPQRVLERGEADLLIIPKDYCSPEHPSEQLFEEAFCCVLWNEGRLASGEMTEERYMTAGHVVVQPGDGIALEDWFMQRLGIKRQVEASTFSFLSPAHLVVGTHRVATMHVRLARQAARTLPVTIRPLPLAMPQMRQAVQWHKHRTSDPGLAWMRGLLKEAVAAMDRASAD, encoded by the coding sequence ATGCGCTTCAACAAGCTCGATCTGAATCTGCTCGTGGCACTCGATGCACTTTTGACTGAAGAAAGCATCAGCCGGGCAGCCGAAAAAATCCATCTGAGCCAATCCGCCATGAGCAATGCGCTCGCACGGCTGCGCGAATACTTCGGCGATGAATTGCTGGTGCAGGTCGGCCGCAAGATGGAGTTGACCTCGCGCGCGCAGGGATTGAAAGATGCGGTGCGCGATATCCTCGTACGCGTGGATGCAACGGTCGCCGCTCGGCCGCTGTTCGTTCCCTCTCAAGCAAACCGGCTCTTCCGCATGCTCGTATCCGACTATACGATGATGACGCTCATGCCACACGTGCTCCAACTCGCGTACGCGCAGGCGCCCGGGGTGCGCTTCGAGTTGCGGCCTCAGGCCACGCAGCCGCAACGCGTGCTCGAGCGCGGCGAGGCCGATCTGCTGATCATTCCGAAGGACTACTGCTCGCCCGAGCACCCGTCGGAGCAGTTGTTCGAAGAGGCGTTCTGCTGCGTCCTGTGGAACGAGGGCCGTCTCGCCAGCGGCGAGATGACGGAAGAGCGCTATATGACGGCGGGCCACGTGGTCGTGCAGCCCGGCGACGGCATCGCGCTCGAAGACTGGTTCATGCAGCGTCTCGGCATCAAGCGGCAGGTCGAGGCGAGCACGTTCAGTTTTCTGTCGCCCGCGCACCTCGTGGTCGGTACGCATCGCGTAGCGACGATGCACGTGCGGCTCGCCCGGCAGGCCGCCCGTACCTTGCCCGTCACGATCCGCCCGCTGCCGCTTGCAATGCCGCAAATGCGGCAAGCCGTTCAGTGGCACAAGCATCGAACGAGCGATCCGGGGCTCGCATGGATGCGCGGCCTGCTCAAAGAGGCTGTTGCCGCCATGGATCGCGCGTCGGCCGATTGA
- a CDS encoding SphA family protein, translated as MSAGQEETRVGKGFRAVAAAGCALCAAAGVENVWAFEGGVSPYPAGAVGTNIAEMPPIPGLFALEQFNYSFSNGLYGNNGEKLPIPFRTSAFSATTRLLASYPFTVLGAHVYTQLVLPVVSLHTNVMGRRNTQNGLSNITLSPVIMSWKLAQNLTFTSGFDIAFESGSYSPAKASVAVGYTSFQPVVSLRYNAPNGLDLGTANRVMVNRENGETGYRSGTGYVGEFEAGWNFGKWKLGVVGAYMNQFTDDKLNGVTIAGNRAKTLALGPSIVYDGGAYNVNLNYQHGLYAANTSKSNAIWLNVAIPLWAHVPHGASH; from the coding sequence ATGAGCGCCGGCCAAGAGGAGACAAGAGTGGGTAAAGGATTCCGTGCGGTTGCCGCCGCCGGTTGCGCGTTATGCGCAGCGGCGGGCGTTGAAAATGTCTGGGCTTTCGAGGGTGGGGTTTCTCCTTATCCGGCAGGCGCGGTGGGGACGAATATCGCCGAGATGCCGCCCATTCCGGGGTTGTTCGCTTTGGAGCAATTCAATTACAGCTTTTCCAATGGGCTATACGGCAACAACGGCGAGAAGTTGCCGATTCCTTTTCGCACCTCGGCGTTTTCGGCAACCACGCGCCTGCTCGCCTCGTATCCTTTCACCGTGCTCGGCGCGCACGTGTATACACAACTCGTGCTGCCGGTCGTATCGCTGCACACGAACGTCATGGGCCGGCGCAACACGCAGAACGGCCTTTCGAACATCACGCTGTCCCCAGTCATCATGAGCTGGAAACTGGCGCAGAACCTGACCTTTACCTCCGGGTTCGACATTGCGTTCGAATCCGGTTCGTACAGTCCGGCGAAGGCGAGCGTGGCCGTGGGGTACACCTCGTTTCAACCCGTCGTTTCGCTGCGCTACAACGCGCCGAACGGGCTCGACCTGGGCACGGCCAATCGCGTGATGGTCAACCGCGAAAACGGCGAGACGGGTTATCGATCCGGTACCGGATACGTCGGCGAGTTCGAGGCCGGATGGAATTTCGGCAAATGGAAGCTCGGCGTGGTCGGCGCCTACATGAATCAGTTCACCGACGACAAGCTCAACGGCGTGACGATCGCCGGCAACCGCGCGAAGACACTCGCGCTCGGGCCTTCGATCGTCTACGACGGCGGCGCCTACAACGTCAACCTCAATTACCAGCACGGCCTGTACGCGGCCAATACGTCGAAGAGCAACGCTATCTGGCTGAACGTGGCAATCCCGTTGTGGGCACACGTTCCGCACGGCGCGAGTCATTGA
- a CDS encoding alpha/beta hydrolase family protein, with protein MFRYFPTNYVWNLSVDLAIEMGARIGEIEAMCAPLQEAAKQPDAEGTRAFRQVWSAMADRLCDLAQEDEANGRMLSAGEKLKRASIYLITCERLQSHDAPARIDLYRRSLDTFSRGVALLGENCERVTIPYGEGHLSGLLVKAKGEGTRHPLLVQLNGLDSTKEMKYLVGLPGWLAQRGVSSLIVDQPGTGEALRLAGMPAAYNTEVWASRIVDWLETRDDVDPRRIGLEGVSLGGYYCPRAVAFEPRFACGVVWGANHDWRDVQKKRLQREGNFPVPHYWNHVCWVWGAKDIDDFMRIAEDVHLDGVLDRIKVPFLVTHGEKDSQIPVSWAHRTYEQLVNSPKRELKIFTEREGGVQHSSFDNSINAGHYIADWVAETLGGRTAL; from the coding sequence ATGTTTCGTTACTTCCCCACGAATTACGTCTGGAATCTGTCCGTCGATCTGGCGATCGAAATGGGCGCGCGTATCGGCGAAATCGAGGCCATGTGCGCACCGCTTCAGGAGGCGGCCAAACAGCCGGATGCCGAAGGCACCCGCGCATTCAGGCAGGTCTGGTCCGCCATGGCCGATCGCCTGTGCGATCTCGCGCAGGAAGACGAAGCGAACGGCCGGATGCTCTCCGCCGGCGAAAAGCTCAAGCGTGCCTCGATCTACCTCATCACATGCGAGCGGCTGCAATCGCATGACGCGCCGGCGCGCATCGATCTCTATCGCCGCTCGCTCGATACGTTTTCGCGCGGCGTCGCCCTGCTCGGCGAAAACTGCGAACGCGTGACGATTCCATACGGGGAAGGGCACCTGTCGGGCCTGCTCGTCAAAGCGAAGGGCGAGGGCACGCGCCATCCGTTGCTCGTGCAACTGAATGGGCTCGATTCCACCAAGGAAATGAAATACCTCGTCGGTTTGCCGGGATGGCTCGCGCAACGCGGGGTGTCGTCGCTGATCGTCGATCAGCCCGGCACCGGCGAGGCGCTGCGGCTAGCTGGCATGCCGGCGGCCTACAACACGGAGGTCTGGGCCAGCAGAATCGTCGACTGGCTCGAGACGCGCGACGACGTCGATCCGCGCCGCATCGGCCTCGAAGGCGTTTCGCTCGGCGGCTATTACTGTCCGCGCGCGGTGGCGTTCGAGCCGCGCTTTGCGTGCGGCGTGGTGTGGGGCGCCAACCACGACTGGCGCGACGTGCAGAAAAAGCGCCTGCAGCGCGAGGGCAACTTCCCCGTTCCGCATTATTGGAATCATGTCTGCTGGGTCTGGGGCGCGAAGGACATCGACGATTTCATGCGCATCGCCGAAGACGTGCATCTCGACGGCGTACTCGATCGGATCAAGGTACCGTTTCTCGTCACACATGGCGAGAAGGATTCGCAGATCCCCGTTTCCTGGGCGCATCGCACCTATGAACAACTCGTCAACAGCCCGAAGCGCGAACTGAAGATCTTCACGGAGCGCGAGGGCGGCGTTCAACACTCGAGCTTCGACAACTCGATCAACGCAGGCCACTACATCGCCGATTGGGTGGCCGAAACCCTGGGTGGGCGCACGGCGCTCTGA
- a CDS encoding VOC family protein, translating into MNIIGPDALVFGVDDVASCNQYLRDYGLVPVRADATGGRFEALDGTAIEIRRADDPALPPSIGTASMLRKTIYGVTDSATLDAIAAELHRDREVRRLPDGAIESVDDMGFALGFQVTARRSLELPAEPVNAPGAPAQRGPNVVGVADDADLTPRTLSHVVYFVPDAQKAEAFYVERLGFRCTDRFTGVGPFLRPAGTLDHHTLFMIETPPFMKGCEHFTFHMSGPTAVMQAGSRFVAKGYQSFWGPGRHRFGSNWFWYFNSPLGCHVEYDADMDLHDDNWLARVAPMGADTSQLFLFQHRENWAPGGPRAALADPVRS; encoded by the coding sequence ATGAACATCATCGGACCCGATGCACTCGTCTTCGGCGTGGACGACGTGGCAAGCTGCAATCAGTACCTTCGCGACTACGGCCTCGTACCCGTGCGCGCGGACGCGACGGGCGGGCGCTTCGAAGCGCTGGACGGCACGGCGATCGAAATCCGGCGCGCGGATGACCCGGCGCTCCCGCCCTCGATCGGCACGGCGAGCATGCTGCGCAAGACGATCTATGGCGTGACCGATTCCGCCACCCTGGATGCCATCGCGGCGGAACTGCACCGGGACCGCGAAGTGCGCAGGCTCCCCGACGGGGCGATCGAGTCGGTCGACGATATGGGCTTCGCGCTCGGCTTTCAGGTCACGGCGAGGCGCTCGCTCGAACTGCCGGCGGAGCCTGTCAATGCTCCGGGCGCGCCGGCGCAACGCGGGCCGAACGTGGTCGGAGTGGCGGACGATGCCGATCTCACGCCGCGAACGCTTTCGCATGTCGTCTATTTCGTGCCCGATGCGCAAAAGGCCGAGGCATTCTACGTGGAGCGCCTGGGCTTTCGCTGCACCGACCGCTTTACCGGCGTGGGGCCATTCCTTCGCCCGGCCGGCACGCTCGATCACCACACGCTCTTCATGATCGAGACGCCGCCGTTCATGAAGGGATGCGAGCACTTCACCTTTCATATGAGCGGACCGACCGCGGTGATGCAGGCCGGATCGCGTTTCGTCGCGAAGGGATACCAGTCGTTCTGGGGCCCCGGCCGCCACCGGTTCGGATCGAACTGGTTCTGGTATTTCAACAGCCCGCTCGGCTGCCATGTCGAATACGACGCGGATATGGACCTGCACGACGATAACTGGTTGGCGCGGGTGGCCCCGATGGGCGCGGATACGTCGCAACTGTTTCTCTTTCAACACCGCGAGAACTGGGCACCAGGCGGGCCGCGAGCGGCATTGGCCGACCCGGTCCGGTCGTAA
- a CDS encoding Rieske (2Fe-2S) protein codes for MQVAHLPIRLARLDELADPGSRGFDPAGRGRDTLLIVRRGDDVFAYLDACPHYGNTPMAWRKDAYLNGDGTRIVCHAHGAQFDIATGVCLSGPCLGQRLTPLETTVADNGDICVFMGEAQARV; via the coding sequence ATGCAGGTAGCGCATTTGCCGATTCGGCTCGCGAGGCTGGACGAACTCGCGGATCCGGGGTCGCGCGGCTTCGATCCCGCCGGCCGCGGACGCGACACGTTGTTAATCGTCCGTCGCGGCGACGACGTATTCGCGTACCTCGATGCGTGCCCGCATTACGGCAATACGCCGATGGCATGGCGCAAGGACGCCTACCTGAACGGCGACGGCACGCGCATCGTTTGTCACGCGCACGGGGCGCAGTTCGATATCGCGACCGGGGTATGCCTCTCGGGGCCATGCCTCGGTCAGCGGCTGACGCCGCTCGAAACGACGGTGGCGGACAACGGCGACATCTGCGTCTTCATGGGCGAGGCGCAGGCGCGCGTATGA